In Deltaproteobacteria bacterium, one DNA window encodes the following:
- a CDS encoding flavodoxin family protein produces the protein MSTMKKLLIVFHSMTGGTLQMAEAAVRGAAAESEVAVDLRHARDTDSSHVLSSDAYIFATPENLAMMSGMMKDFFDRTYYDVLDRIVGRPYATLICAGSDGENAARQIARICVGWKLKAVAEPTIVITHSQTPDTILSPKTVGPDDLERCEEIGATLAVGLALGIY, from the coding sequence ATCAGCACAATGAAAAAACTGCTCATCGTTTTTCATTCTATGACCGGCGGCACACTGCAGATGGCCGAAGCTGCCGTGCGTGGCGCCGCAGCCGAATCGGAAGTGGCTGTTGACCTGCGCCACGCCCGCGACACCGATTCCAGTCATGTGCTTTCATCGGACGCCTATATTTTTGCCACGCCGGAAAACCTCGCGATGATGTCGGGCATGATGAAAGACTTTTTCGATCGGACCTACTATGACGTGCTGGATCGCATCGTTGGCCGCCCCTATGCAACCCTGATCTGTGCCGGCAGCGACGGCGAAAACGCCGCCCGCCAGATCGCGCGTATCTGCGTCGGTTGGAAATTGAAGGCTGTTGCCGAACCCACCATCGTCATCACCCACTCACAGACGCCGGATACGATCCTTTCCCCAAAAACGGTTGGCCCCGATGATCTGGAGCGTTGCGAAGAAATCGGCGCAACCCTTGCAGTCGGCCTAGCGCTTGGGATTTACTAA
- a CDS encoding ABC transporter substrate-binding protein: MGIGGIVLQFRIAAVDLVSNTCFPCLAADELGYFKAEGLDARIELVAMLGATKALRDGSADAMIAGSVHDVLTEFPNWNGVKIAVALSQGTPWLLTVRKDLPAARGDWSGLRGLRLTAAEGPDLALKQMLRIAKIDPQKDLQIIELPGAKKRDVSFGVFAARALEAGQMDGFWANAMGAETAVSRGVGKVHIDVRRGDDPGEVRRFTFAGMATTDAFMQSEPETVAAAVRAIVKAQKALRADPKLAAAVGKKKFPPDAAALIANVVERDAPFYDPFISEESIAAMNRFAMSVGHLSGPVPYEQVAAVRYRELWK, encoded by the coding sequence ATCGGAATCGGAGGAATTGTCTTGCAGTTTCGAATTGCTGCGGTTGATCTCGTTAGTAACACTTGCTTTCCGTGTCTGGCTGCGGACGAGCTGGGTTACTTCAAAGCCGAGGGGCTCGATGCCCGCATCGAGCTGGTTGCCATGTTGGGCGCCACCAAGGCACTGCGCGATGGCAGTGCTGACGCGATGATCGCGGGCTCGGTCCACGATGTGCTAACCGAGTTTCCCAACTGGAACGGTGTCAAGATCGCTGTTGCGCTGTCTCAAGGAACGCCGTGGCTACTGACCGTGCGGAAAGATTTGCCAGCGGCGCGCGGCGACTGGAGCGGCTTGAGGGGCCTGCGCTTGACCGCCGCCGAAGGGCCAGACCTCGCACTCAAGCAAATGCTTCGTATTGCCAAGATAGACCCGCAAAAAGATTTACAAATTATCGAGCTGCCCGGCGCCAAGAAGCGCGATGTCTCCTTCGGCGTCTTCGCTGCCCGTGCGCTTGAAGCTGGCCAGATGGACGGCTTCTGGGCCAACGCAATGGGAGCTGAAACTGCCGTCTCGCGTGGCGTCGGCAAGGTGCACATCGATGTGCGCCGCGGCGACGATCCCGGCGAAGTGCGCCGCTTCACATTCGCTGGCATGGCTACCACAGACGCATTCATGCAGAGCGAGCCCGAAACTGTTGCCGCCGCCGTGCGCGCCATCGTCAAAGCGCAAAAGGCGCTGCGCGCCGACCCCAAACTCGCTGCCGCAGTCGGCAAGAAAAAGTTTCCGCCGGACGCCGCTGCGCTAATTGCCAACGTCGTCGAACGCGATGCGCCGTTCTACGATCCGTTTATCTCCGAGGAATCAATTGCGGCGATGAACCGCTTTGCCATGTCAGTGGGCCATCTCTCGGGCCCGGTGCCCTACGAACAGGTGGCGGCGGTAAGATACCGCGAGCTGTGGAAGTAA
- a CDS encoding NAD(P)-dependent oxidoreductase yields MEKIGFVGTGAMGTALLSRLKLANVPAVSFDIAAKAQEGAKAEGATPLNSAKEVAVASTIIDVVVRTDQDVIDCCLGANGVLEGAAPGSLVLLHSTIRPTTTKKVAEAAADKRVNVIDACMTAVPRVVREGGLTFLVGGQKPFFERAKPHLKNMSKDVVHMGPLGCGNVTKLYKNMVTASEALIVWEALQIAKAGGISAKAALDLMQKTRSAHVLDRWEGRYELDGNEIKFNPGTNLYDKDLPLAADVGKALGAEIPVVEALAQLGIKLNGGKVSI; encoded by the coding sequence ATGGAAAAAATCGGATTCGTCGGCACCGGAGCCATGGGCACCGCATTACTGTCGCGTTTAAAACTCGCCAACGTCCCCGCTGTCTCTTTTGATATCGCGGCCAAAGCGCAAGAAGGCGCGAAAGCGGAAGGCGCCACACCGCTAAACTCCGCCAAAGAAGTAGCGGTGGCGAGCACCATCATCGATGTGGTCGTGCGCACCGACCAAGATGTCATCGATTGCTGTCTGGGCGCCAACGGCGTTCTTGAAGGCGCCGCGCCCGGCTCCTTGGTCTTGCTGCACAGCACCATCCGGCCGACGACGACTAAGAAAGTCGCCGAAGCCGCCGCCGACAAGCGCGTCAACGTCATCGACGCCTGCATGACCGCAGTGCCGCGCGTGGTGCGCGAGGGCGGCTTGACCTTTCTCGTCGGCGGACAAAAGCCGTTTTTCGAACGCGCCAAGCCGCACCTGAAAAACATGTCCAAAGACGTCGTCCACATGGGCCCGCTCGGCTGCGGCAACGTCACCAAGCTTTACAAGAACATGGTGACGGCCTCCGAAGCACTCATTGTCTGGGAAGCCTTGCAGATCGCCAAAGCCGGCGGCATCAGCGCCAAGGCCGCGCTCGATCTCATGCAAAAAACCCGCTCCGCCCACGTGCTCGACCGCTGGGAAGGCCGCTACGAGCTCGACGGCAACGAGATCAAGTTCAACCCCGGCACCAATCTGTATGACAAAGACCTGCCACTAGCAGCCGACGTCGGTAAAGCACTCGGCGCGGAGATTCCGGTCGTCGAAGCGCTGGCGCAGCTAGGAATCAAGTTGAACGGCGGCAAGGTAAGCATCTGA
- a CDS encoding ABC transporter substrate-binding protein codes for MARLGPHPNPLPEAGEGIEFTSVTCLLLLVLLTIPSQLLGAERVRVGFSAISLANSPVWIADERGFFKKHDVDVEAIVVGGGATRSVSAVISGDLQFGTTGGNAIISANFSGADVAMYAAGNNKGIQRLIVKPDIKTPEQIKGKRVGVTALGSSGHLAMLLMFRKWGLNPDDVAVAQLGSSPVMLVNLQKGGIDAAVLQDPSFFMAEDSGFKTLGDPVALDIQYLQNVVAASRAWVRSHRDAASRFIRGFVEGAAFFKRNKDESMKILMKKMRIEKGKENYLERSYQLYAQHYIEAAPYPSVSGTRTVLEFLAKDFPKAKSADPNSFIDNSLIRPLEDSGFIKSLYQ; via the coding sequence ATGGCGCGTTTGGGCCCTCACCCGAACCCTCTCCCGGAAGCGGGTGAGGGGATCGAATTTACTAGCGTTACTTGCTTGCTATTGCTGGTATTGCTCACTATTCCTTCGCAGCTGCTGGGAGCCGAGAGGGTACGCGTGGGCTTTTCCGCGATTAGCCTTGCCAACAGCCCGGTGTGGATCGCCGACGAGCGCGGCTTTTTCAAGAAGCATGACGTCGATGTCGAAGCGATTGTGGTGGGCGGCGGCGCGACGCGCTCGGTGAGTGCGGTGATCTCGGGCGATTTGCAATTCGGCACCACCGGCGGCAATGCGATCATCAGCGCCAACTTCAGCGGCGCGGACGTGGCCATGTATGCGGCGGGCAATAATAAAGGGATCCAGCGCTTGATTGTAAAGCCCGACATCAAAACCCCGGAGCAAATCAAAGGCAAAAGAGTTGGTGTGACGGCGCTGGGCTCGTCGGGGCATCTCGCGATGCTGCTCATGTTTCGCAAGTGGGGGCTCAATCCTGATGACGTGGCGGTAGCGCAGCTCGGTTCCTCGCCGGTCATGCTGGTGAATTTGCAGAAGGGCGGCATCGATGCCGCGGTTTTGCAGGATCCATCGTTTTTCATGGCCGAGGACAGCGGTTTTAAGACGCTCGGCGATCCGGTGGCGTTGGATATCCAATACCTGCAAAACGTCGTCGCGGCGTCACGCGCCTGGGTGCGCAGTCACCGCGATGCCGCTAGCCGATTCATCAGAGGTTTTGTCGAAGGGGCAGCGTTTTTCAAGCGCAACAAAGACGAGTCGATGAAAATCTTGATGAAGAAGATGCGCATCGAGAAGGGGAAAGAGAATTATCTGGAGCGTTCCTACCAGCTCTATGCACAGCACTACATCGAAGCCGCGCCGTACCCATCGGTCTCCGGTACGCGCACGGTGCTGGAGTTTCTTGCGAAGGATTTTCCCAAAGCAAAGAGCGCAGACCCCAACTCGTTCATCGACAACAGCTTGATCAGGCCATTGGAGGACAGCGGGTTTATTAAGTCGTTGTATCAGTGA
- a CDS encoding glutathione S-transferase family protein → MGHMMNGKWVDDDTIPADAKGAFVRADSQFRSWVTADGSAGPSGSAGFKAEPGRYHLFVSYNCPWAHRTIIFRKLKKLENVISLSLADKPKAHGWAYSETIDDFTTAADGVFRLSQVYAAADRNYTGKVTVPTLWDREKRTIVNNESSEVVRMLNSGFAAHTDVSYDFYPADLRPEIDRINDFVYGHFNNGVYRTGFARSQEAYNEAVKKVFVCLDQMEQWLGERRYLAGDRITEADWRAFPTLLRFDLVYYSHFKCNLKRVQDYPNLANYLRELYQWPGIKDTLDLEETKKGYYGQRNVNPTGIVPLGPDVSHLEAPHDRGLLGGKS, encoded by the coding sequence ATGGGACACATGATGAATGGCAAATGGGTCGACGACGACACGATTCCGGCCGATGCGAAGGGCGCGTTCGTGCGCGCCGATTCGCAGTTTCGTAGCTGGGTCACCGCCGACGGCAGTGCTGGCCCATCGGGTAGCGCGGGGTTCAAAGCCGAGCCAGGGCGCTATCATCTTTTCGTCTCGTACAATTGTCCCTGGGCGCACCGCACGATTATTTTTCGCAAGCTGAAAAAATTGGAAAACGTGATCAGTCTGTCGCTGGCCGACAAGCCCAAGGCCCACGGCTGGGCTTATTCCGAAACGATTGACGACTTTACGACGGCGGCTGACGGTGTCTTTCGGTTGTCACAGGTCTATGCCGCCGCAGATCGCAACTATACCGGCAAGGTTACGGTGCCGACGTTGTGGGACCGCGAGAAGCGGACTATCGTCAATAACGAGTCGTCGGAAGTCGTCCGCATGCTCAACTCCGGCTTCGCCGCGCATACCGACGTGAGCTACGATTTCTATCCCGCTGACCTACGTCCAGAGATCGACCGCATCAACGATTTCGTCTACGGCCATTTCAACAACGGCGTCTATCGCACAGGCTTCGCGCGCAGCCAAGAGGCGTACAATGAAGCGGTAAAGAAAGTTTTCGTCTGCTTGGACCAGATGGAACAGTGGTTAGGCGAGCGGCGCTATCTCGCCGGCGATCGCATCACCGAAGCCGACTGGCGTGCCTTTCCGACGCTGCTGCGCTTCGACCTGGTTTACTACAGCCACTTCAAGTGCAATTTGAAGCGCGTGCAGGACTATCCGAATCTCGCCAACTACCTGCGCGAGCTGTACCAGTGGCCGGGCATCAAAGACACGTTGGATTTGGAAGAAACCAAGAAAGGCTATTACGGCCAGCGCAATGTGAATCCGACTGGAATTGTGCCGTTAGGACCGGACGTGAGCCATCTAGAAGCGCCGCATGATCGCGGGCTTTTGGGGGGTAAGAGTTAG
- a CDS encoding GH3 auxin-responsive promoter family protein translates to MERARMNSAYWLNTAWMWKCHAELRRFQRATHAVAQAQAQVLRQIVLQNRNSEFGRTHDFAEIRAPGDFQQRVSLATYDDFRPAIGRLANDCRGNPCGCPNQADRGFLTEQEVLLLEPTSGSSGGEKLIPYTAPLRAEFQCGIDAWIADLMASYPDVRQGRAYWSISPALGPSRKTPSGIPIGFDDDTAYLGVAECWAMKRLLAVPPELAKVSDLEEFRYQTLLHLLAADDLVLISIWSPTFLTALLSQLDSGAERLCADLHAALATNKTGRQERADEVAVILSANQSPTWKLRRIWPRLALISCWADGASARYAKELQQLFRHVAIQPKGLLATEAFVSFPLAGRKGAVLALRSHFFEFLDAHGEMKLAHQLEEGGYYQVVVTTGGGLYRYRLGDMVEVVGFENQCPLLRFVGRADRVSDLVGEKLDEMHVRAVLDQVFARHGVAPSFSMLVPVDNGVRRYRLYLQGIVLTAGQIRHLTEEIETGFDGNPYYRYAVRIGQLSRLQVRVLPPSAASAWSLYERECLTRGQKLGDIKPTVMHNWPGWAERFEALTPSVAPK, encoded by the coding sequence ATGGAGCGCGCTCGGATGAACTCGGCGTACTGGCTCAACACCGCTTGGATGTGGAAATGCCATGCTGAGCTCAGGCGCTTCCAACGGGCGACCCATGCTGTCGCCCAGGCGCAGGCTCAAGTGTTGCGCCAGATTGTCCTTCAAAACCGCAATAGCGAATTCGGCCGAACCCATGATTTTGCCGAGATCCGTGCACCCGGCGACTTTCAGCAGCGCGTATCGCTGGCAACCTATGACGATTTTCGCCCAGCCATCGGTCGCCTCGCGAATGATTGTAGGGGCAACCCTTGTGGTTGCCCAAACCAGGCGGACAGAGGCTTTCTTACAGAACAAGAAGTTTTGCTCCTTGAGCCCACCAGCGGCAGCAGCGGCGGCGAAAAATTGATTCCCTACACTGCGCCTCTTCGCGCCGAGTTTCAGTGCGGCATCGATGCGTGGATTGCTGATCTCATGGCGTCCTATCCAGACGTGCGCCAGGGCCGCGCCTATTGGTCCATCTCTCCGGCGCTGGGACCGTCGCGCAAGACGCCGAGCGGGATTCCGATCGGCTTTGACGACGACACCGCCTATTTGGGAGTGGCCGAGTGCTGGGCCATGAAGCGGCTGCTCGCCGTGCCACCGGAGCTGGCAAAGGTGAGCGACCTGGAGGAATTTCGCTATCAAACGCTGCTACACTTGTTGGCCGCGGATGATCTGGTTTTGATTTCCATATGGAGTCCGACTTTCTTGACGGCTCTGTTATCCCAGCTCGACAGCGGCGCCGAGCGCTTGTGTGCGGATTTGCACGCCGCCTTGGCAACAAACAAAACGGGCCGACAAGAACGGGCCGACGAGGTTGCTGTCATCCTGAGCGCGAATCAATCGCCGACTTGGAAGCTCCGGCGTATTTGGCCGCGGCTCGCGTTGATTAGCTGCTGGGCCGACGGAGCGTCGGCACGCTACGCAAAAGAGTTGCAGCAACTGTTTCGGCACGTCGCGATCCAACCCAAGGGACTGTTGGCTACCGAAGCGTTCGTGTCGTTCCCATTGGCCGGTCGAAAGGGTGCCGTGTTGGCGCTGCGCTCGCACTTTTTCGAATTTCTCGACGCGCATGGAGAAATGAAGCTGGCACATCAACTGGAAGAGGGTGGTTACTACCAAGTCGTGGTCACAACCGGCGGCGGACTCTATCGCTATCGATTGGGTGACATGGTCGAGGTTGTCGGTTTTGAAAATCAATGTCCGCTGCTTCGCTTTGTCGGCCGCGCCGATCGGGTCAGCGATCTAGTCGGCGAAAAACTCGACGAGATGCATGTGCGTGCGGTGCTCGACCAGGTGTTTGCTCGCCATGGGGTAGCTCCGAGTTTCTCGATGCTCGTGCCCGTAGACAACGGCGTGCGCCGTTATCGGCTCTATTTGCAGGGAATTGTGTTAACTGCTGGCCAGATCAGACACCTGACAGAGGAGATCGAGACCGGATTCGACGGCAATCCCTACTATCGCTACGCGGTTCGAATCGGGCAGCTCTCGAGACTTCAAGTGCGGGTCTTACCGCCAAGCGCGGCCTCGGCCTGGTCGTTGTACGAGCGCGAATGTTTGACGCGGGGCCAAAAGCTCGGCGACATCAAGCCGACGGTGATGCATAATTGGCCGGGGTGGGCGGAAAGATTTGAGGCGTTGACGCCATCGGTCGCTCCGAAGTAA
- a CDS encoding amidohydrolase, with product MGAIDADAHVIETVQTWSYLDQADRRFTPQLMTQTSGASLLSNEGRVVPDFWVIEGRAHGKDRNVGTNTSKESREMLSVEARLAHMDKLGIEIQVLYPTLFLRPIVQDAERERALCSSYNRWLADLWRQAKGRLRWVAKPALKLLEKNPNAVRDELAWAKTNGACGIFMRGLECERALGSPYFYPLWEIAGDLGLPIGVHSANGSFVHHDFFTDDTSFTKFKLAVVGAFHTVLEKELPNKFPKVRWGFVEVSAQWVPYVLNDLADRLRRQGRAFSASALADNRMWVACENTDDLPYVLRHTGEDCLMIGTDYGHHDPSTELDAVHLLRRDQRISDTAKNKILENNPRVFYGLN from the coding sequence ATGGGAGCCATCGATGCCGACGCTCATGTCATTGAGACGGTGCAAACCTGGAGCTATCTCGACCAAGCCGATCGACGCTTCACCCCCCAACTCATGACTCAAACCTCCGGCGCCAGCCTTTTGAGCAACGAAGGGCGGGTTGTCCCGGACTTTTGGGTGATCGAAGGGCGGGCGCACGGCAAGGACCGCAACGTTGGCACCAATACCTCGAAGGAGTCGCGCGAGATGCTCAGCGTCGAGGCGCGCCTTGCCCACATGGACAAGCTTGGCATCGAAATCCAGGTGCTCTACCCGACATTGTTTCTCCGGCCCATCGTGCAAGACGCCGAGCGCGAGCGCGCGCTGTGCAGTTCCTACAACCGCTGGCTTGCCGATCTGTGGCGTCAAGCGAAAGGCCGACTGCGCTGGGTCGCTAAACCGGCTCTTAAGCTTCTGGAGAAAAATCCGAATGCCGTGAGAGACGAACTGGCATGGGCAAAAACCAATGGCGCCTGCGGCATCTTCATGCGCGGTCTCGAATGCGAGCGCGCGCTCGGCTCGCCCTATTTTTATCCGCTCTGGGAAATCGCCGGCGATCTCGGTCTGCCGATTGGCGTCCATTCGGCCAACGGCAGCTTTGTGCATCATGACTTTTTCACCGACGACACGTCTTTCACTAAGTTCAAACTCGCGGTGGTCGGCGCTTTTCATACCGTCCTAGAAAAAGAGCTGCCGAACAAATTCCCCAAGGTGCGCTGGGGTTTCGTCGAAGTCAGCGCCCAGTGGGTGCCCTATGTGCTCAACGATCTGGCCGATCGTTTGCGCCGCCAGGGGCGCGCTTTTTCCGCTAGCGCGCTCGCCGACAACCGCATGTGGGTCGCGTGCGAGAACACCGACGACCTGCCCTACGTGTTGCGCCACACCGGCGAAGATTGCCTCATGATCGGCACCGACTATGGTCATCACGATCCCTCCACCGAGCTCGACGCGGTTCATCTATTGCGCCGGGACCAACGCATTTCCGATACCGCGAAAAACAAAATTCTTGAAAACAATCCGCGGGTTTTCTACGGCCTAAACTAA
- a CDS encoding TIGR03618 family F420-dependent PPOX class oxidoreductase, whose amino-acid sequence MQIADAQNFLKTNHRACIAVRQKDGWPQMTFVTPGIDEQGRVIITSRGTTYKIKHIRRDPRVSMLIFGEQYSGSKFVQIHGTAEIIDLPAAMDTLIYWYRQVRGEHKDWEACKNQMQDEKRVIIRVNIEKVGPQTVNRI is encoded by the coding sequence ATGCAAATCGCCGACGCGCAGAATTTCCTAAAAACCAACCACCGCGCCTGCATCGCCGTGCGCCAGAAGGACGGCTGGCCGCAGATGACCTTCGTCACGCCGGGCATTGACGAGCAAGGCCGCGTCATCATCACCTCTCGCGGCACAACCTACAAAATCAAACACATCCGCCGCGACCCGCGCGTCTCGATGCTCATCTTCGGCGAACAATACAGCGGCTCGAAATTCGTCCAGATCCATGGCACCGCCGAGATCATCGATTTGCCGGCGGCCATGGACACGTTAATCTATTGGTACAGGCAAGTGCGCGGCGAGCACAAAGATTGGGAAGCTTGCAAGAACCAGATGCAGGACGAAAAGCGCGTGATCATCCGGGTCAACATCGAAAAAGTCGGCCCGCAGACGGTCAATCGAATCTAA
- a CDS encoding LLM class flavin-dependent oxidoreductase: protein MKFGIFDHLDRNNLPLHEYYEERLKLIELYERAGFYAYHVAEHHSTPLGMAPSPSVFLAAVAQRTKRLRFGPLVYALPLYHPIRLIEEICMLDQISCGRLDIGFGRGASQIEAALYGNDPSKAELMYVEGLELIMRGLTNKRLDFKGDFFKIDDVPMEIPPYQKPHPPVWYGVHSPVSAERAARQGLNIVSLDPADKTREFTDRFREVWRQAQPADKKAPLVGLGRFIFVAETDEKAAAIARRAYPRWHQSFNFLSHLRGGRGPVHQRPAEYDKLREVGQGCAGSPATILEFIQDEMSQAGTNYLVGQFAFGDLSPAEYTNSMELFIKEVMPVLAKT from the coding sequence ATGAAATTTGGAATTTTCGACCATCTCGATCGCAACAATCTTCCTCTGCACGAGTACTATGAGGAGCGCCTCAAGCTCATTGAGCTCTACGAGCGCGCAGGCTTCTACGCGTACCACGTCGCCGAGCACCACTCGACGCCGCTGGGCATGGCGCCGTCGCCGAGCGTGTTTCTTGCGGCAGTGGCACAGCGCACCAAGCGGCTACGCTTCGGGCCGTTGGTTTACGCGCTGCCGCTCTATCATCCGATTCGTTTGATCGAAGAAATTTGCATGCTCGATCAGATCAGCTGCGGTCGCTTGGATATCGGCTTTGGCCGCGGCGCTTCGCAGATCGAAGCAGCCCTGTACGGCAACGATCCTTCCAAAGCAGAATTAATGTACGTTGAGGGCCTGGAATTGATCATGCGCGGTCTGACCAATAAACGCCTCGACTTCAAGGGAGATTTTTTCAAAATCGACGATGTGCCGATGGAGATCCCGCCGTATCAGAAACCGCATCCGCCCGTTTGGTATGGCGTGCACTCGCCGGTCAGCGCCGAACGCGCCGCCCGCCAGGGATTGAATATCGTCAGCCTCGATCCGGCGGATAAGACGCGCGAGTTTACCGATCGCTTTCGCGAGGTCTGGCGCCAAGCGCAGCCGGCTGACAAGAAAGCGCCGCTGGTCGGCCTGGGCCGTTTCATCTTTGTCGCCGAAACCGACGAGAAAGCTGCCGCCATCGCGCGCCGCGCCTATCCACGTTGGCACCAGAGCTTTAACTTTTTATCCCATCTTCGCGGCGGGCGCGGCCCGGTGCATCAACGGCCGGCAGAGTATGACAAGTTGCGCGAAGTCGGCCAAGGCTGCGCCGGCAGCCCGGCGACGATTCTCGAATTCATTCAAGACGAAATGAGCCAAGCGGGAACCAACTATCTGGTCGGACAGTTCGCCTTCGGCGATTTGTCGCCCGCGGAATACACCAACTCGATGGAATTATTTATCAAGGAAGTGATGCCTGTACTCGCGAAAACATGA